CGCCCTACAAAGAATTCGCAGACACCGTAGTAGTCGCTCCAGACGGTGAGTGCGGAAGCGTTCGGGAGCGTGTTTAGGTATTGGGCGGCTTCATAACCACCATAGCCCCAGGCATCAGCGATGAGAGCGTTTTTCGGCAGGAGGGTATTGGCGTAGTTTGCATAGAACGGGTAGATGGCACAGAGCGAAACGGCCGAAGCGATGATCACACTGATCGCGACGATGTTGCGGAAGTAAGACCATTTCCTCTCGCCCCAGAAAGCGAATTCACGCAATCCGAAGGCGCCGAGGACAGCGAGAAGTGGGAAGAGGATAATGGCGTAGCGCGCGGTGGCGAGGATATTGGAGTGGATCAGGATGAACGTGAAACCGAGCATGAAGAGTGACAGTGTGAGAATAATAGATCCGTCAGTGATTGCTCGACGCCGGAGTGCGATAATCCCAAGTCCGAAGAGGCTCAGGAGAAGCACTGGCGGGAGCGAGAAGACAATGGCATTCCATTCGAGGAAGAAGGCTTCGAGAAAGTTCGGTACACTCGCATGGTAACGGGCGTCGGTCAGGTCTTTGATGTCGAAGGGGATCGCATAGATGTTCCAGCCGGGGAAGGCATACCGGCTGATGATGACAGCAGTGAAGAGGAAGAGGAAGAAGATCGGTACGAGTTTGACGCTTGGCGCAGCCTTTCGGAGAAGGTAGCGGAGCTTCAGAAGGCACCAGGACTTGAGGAGGAAGAGATCAATGAGAAAGAGCAGCACGACCGGAGCGAAGGAATAAAGAAGGACTTCTTTGTCAGGGACGGTCGCGAGATACTCGGCCAGATATTTTCGGTCAAGGAAGAAGGCGGGGACGGCAGCGAGGACAAGGACGACGGAGGCTGCAGCGATCATGACGAGACGGTAGAAACCGGTCGAGAGTTGCGTGCGGAGCGAATCAAGAGTCTCCTCTTCCGAAGCAGCGATGAAGTGGATGATGTACGCTAAGCCGAAAGCTGGGAATAGGATAAGCGCAGTGTATTTCCGAAAGAGTGCCAGCGTGGTGAACAGGAGAGTCGCGAAGAGGTCGCCGAGTGTCGAATCTGAGCAGCGCGAAATAGGAAAGAAAGCGGCGGTCGAAGTTGACCAGAGAAGGGCATCAGGGTTTTACGATTTGTGTCATGCCAAGAAGCACTGGCGAGAGCGCGGTGAGGCCCGAAGCGAAGAGTGCGGTCCACGGATCGAAGAGCCGGGCGAGGAGGAAAGATGTAGATGAGAATGAGGCCGTTCACGAGGAGGAGCGGTAACCGGAAGGCGAGGAGAGCGGCGCAGTTTCATCGACCTGGCACTGGTACAGCCGATTGTCTTGCTCCACGCAGTGTGTGGCCCGTGTCAGGGGGGCGGAGGGCTGGCCAGTGATGAGGGCGAGCGAGACTCCGGGTTTGTCATTGATGAAGGTTTTTCGAAGCTCCCAGTCACCCCAGGCATTCCAATATTTCGGTACCCGCTCGTAAGCCAGTAGTGTTCGTCCGCGGTCAGAAACTGAGTCAGGTGGACGAGCTGAAGAGCGCATAGAGCCCCATGACCAGGACGAAAAGCGGCTTGGGTTGAGGGGGTTGGTGAGGAAGGACATAGGTTGGGATCGGATGACAGGTGTATATGTAGCATAGCATCCACTTTCGAGCGAGACTCCTCGGGAGTAGGGTACAATAGGGATGCTCATCGAATGGATCATTCAATTCGGACCGATTACAAGCTTCTTCCTTGTTTTTGAAGCATCAGGATGGAATTTTTGCGGCGACTGCGGTACTCATGGCGACGGTCGTCCTCGCGACTGCTGCGAGCTGGTATCGGTCAAGCAGGTGGCTTGGTTTCGCTTTGGAGTACTGCCTTCAGCCTCGTCTTCAACGGCGCGACACTCTATTATGTGGACCCGCAGTGACTCATCCTGAAGGACACACTCTACGATGGCCTCTTCGGGCTGATGTTGCTGTTCGGGCTGGCGTTTCGGAAAAACTTGCTTCGGAAATTCTTCATGCCACTCTTTGCGATTACCGATCGCGGGTGGCATATCCTGCCGTTCGCTGGGCACTTTTTCCTCGTCTCGTCGGCGCTCAATGAAGTGGTCCGGCATTGGGTGACACCGGAAGTCTGGGTGCACTACAAGATTGGCAACACACTCGCTCTTATCAGCTTCGGGCTGTATCAGTTGAGACTCACGGGGCGAGAGCGACCTCACCACGGAAGCAGATCGGTTCAGTATGCGGCTCACTCGGGAGAAGCAGCGATCCCGGTGATGGGTGATGGTAGGGAAGGAATATCTCTTAGTAACTATCTCAAATCTCCTATTGTTCTGCAAAAATGGTTTTGGTTACGCAAAACGCTCAGGTCTCGTCGTTACTCTCCGGTAGCCTTCCTCCGCTTACACTTTGCTCAAAGCCACATACTTACTTAGTAACGAAAGAGATTTGAGATAGTTACTGAGGCATGGATAGAAAAGAAGAAACCGCGGACCGAATCATCGCACCGCAGTTTTCTGTGAGGATTGAAATGGGGCTACCGCCTCACTTTAACAGGTTCCGTGAAAGTTCGAGATTTCGGTGGCGTGGCCCTGGCGAGATTCAGGGTTTTCAGGAGAGATCGCGGATCTCGCATGCCTGACAAACATGCTCTCAGAAACACCATCAGGGATATGGACTTGCCGCAAAATTGGTTTCTTCAAAGAATGCTTCCTCGGATGACCCCAGCCAAGTTCTCGACGAAGCACCAATGCCAGGTTGCTCGTGCCGAATGAGAATAATCAACGCGTCAAGGATGAAGCAATTTTCCATGGCGAAAACCTAATACCAACAAGACGGCAAACATGCCAGTTGTGCTGCCGATAGTGATCAATAAGGAATGGTGGACAAACGTCCATGGCAATTATTCAAACAGGCCGTGTGTTTTGAGCGTGCTCATAACAAGCTCTTTGCATAGCTCGAGATCTTCCTGTGGGAGGTTCCACGTGACTCTCCTTGTGGGTGTATGACGGTGGGTGGACAAGTTGGGAAAGGACGGTAGAAGAGCGAGTGTACTCGTTACCGCCTGGTTTGTCAACGTTGGCGGCTTTTTCT
This is a stretch of genomic DNA from Candidatus Moraniibacteriota bacterium. It encodes these proteins:
- a CDS encoding septation protein IspZ: MLLFGLAFRKNLLRKFFMPLFAITDRGWHILPFAGHFFLVSSALNEVVRHWVTPEVWVHYKIGNTLALISFGLYQLRLTGRERPHHGSRSVQYAAHSGEAAIPVMGDGREGISLSNYLKSPIVLQKWFWLRKTLRSRRYSPVAFLRLHFAQSHILT